The following are encoded together in the Lactuca sativa cultivar Salinas chromosome 1, Lsat_Salinas_v11, whole genome shotgun sequence genome:
- the LOC111915878 gene encoding non-specific lipid transfer protein GPI-anchored 5 → MAQYQKTVSITMILAITMAALYGVAVAQSSGCNNELEGMSPCLNYISGDASTPSSGCCSQLAIVVQTQPQCLCQVLNGGGSSFGIKINETKALDLPKACNVQTPSTSKCNGNASSSTGSSGSSDVSSTRVATIPTVFLLLVAEYAMVF, encoded by the exons ATGGCACAATATCAAAAAACAGTATCAATCACAATGATCCTAGCAATCACAATGGCTGCCCTCTACGGAGTTGCAGTTGCTCAATCATCAGGGTGCAACAATGAGCTAGAAGGCATGTCCCCATGTCTCAACTACATTTCTGGTGATGCGTCAACACCATCATCAGGATGTTGCAGCCAACTCGCGATTGTGGTCCAGACACAGCCACAGTGCCTGTGTCAAGTCCTTAATGGTGGTGGCTCGTCTTTTGGTATTAAAATCAACGAAACTAAGGCTCTTGATTTACCGAAAGCATGCAATGTCCAGACACCATCAACTAGTAAATGCAATG GAAACGCGTCATCAAGTACTGGTTCATCTGGTTCATCAGATGTATCTTCAACTAGAGTTGCAACCATTCCTACTGTATTTTTGCTACTTGTTGCCGAGTATGCTATGGTGTTCTAA